The following coding sequences are from one Candidatus Nitrohelix vancouverensis window:
- a CDS encoding carbamoyltransferase — MYILGISAFYHDSAAALICDGEIIAAAQEERFSRIKHDPNFPKNSIAYCLSQAAISSEAVDFIVFYDKPFLKFERLLETYLQFAPKGFSSFCKAIPVWLKEKLFQKKILCDNLKRSGFSGDLQEKLLFSEHHLSHAASAFYPSPFEEAAVLTMDGVGEWTTTSLSIGKEHSLSILKEIHFPHSLGLLYSAFTYYAGFKVNSGEYKLMGLAPYGRPEYADTIKDHLIDVKADGSFRLNLEYFDYCVGSRMTNDKFDRLFDGPPRPAEQEITQKDMDIAASIQTVLEEVVIKLTESIARETRTQNLCLAGGVALNCVANGKILRNANFKNIWIQPSSGDAGGALGAALVAYHLFKGQARKVHPSQDSMKGSYLGNEFSNDEIQSRLQKEGAVFEQMTDDALINTCVQTLNGGAALGWFQGRMEFGPRALGARSILGDARSPGMQSILNIKVKFRESFRPFAPSILREDLADWFDLDTDSPYMLLVADVVKSRRLEMSPEEERLFGIEKLHVPRSEIPAVTHVDYSARIQTVHKETNAKYHRLISEFKATTGCPVLVNTSFNVRGEPIVCTPEDAFRCFMGTDIEALAIGNCFLKKKNQAPELKKNYEGTFAPD, encoded by the coding sequence ATGTACATTCTTGGAATTTCAGCTTTTTATCATGACAGCGCCGCGGCTTTGATCTGCGATGGGGAAATCATCGCCGCCGCGCAAGAAGAACGGTTTTCTCGAATTAAACACGACCCCAATTTCCCCAAAAACTCCATCGCATATTGTCTTTCGCAAGCCGCTATTTCTTCCGAAGCCGTCGACTTCATTGTTTTCTACGACAAACCCTTTCTGAAATTCGAAAGACTTCTGGAAACCTACCTGCAGTTTGCGCCCAAGGGATTCAGCTCCTTCTGCAAAGCAATTCCGGTCTGGCTCAAGGAAAAATTGTTTCAAAAAAAAATATTGTGCGACAACTTGAAACGATCTGGTTTTTCAGGAGACCTTCAGGAGAAATTACTTTTTTCCGAACACCATTTAAGCCACGCCGCGAGCGCGTTCTACCCTTCTCCGTTTGAGGAAGCCGCCGTATTGACTATGGATGGCGTTGGCGAATGGACGACCACCTCGCTTTCCATAGGCAAAGAACATTCATTATCAATCCTGAAGGAAATTCACTTCCCCCACTCACTGGGCCTCCTCTATTCAGCCTTCACCTACTATGCCGGATTCAAAGTCAATTCAGGAGAATACAAGCTCATGGGTCTGGCGCCCTATGGCAGACCTGAATACGCCGATACAATCAAAGATCATCTCATCGACGTGAAAGCGGACGGAAGTTTTCGCCTGAACCTGGAATATTTTGATTACTGCGTCGGCTCCCGCATGACCAATGACAAATTCGACCGTTTGTTTGACGGGCCGCCCCGGCCAGCCGAACAAGAGATCACGCAAAAGGACATGGATATTGCCGCATCCATTCAAACTGTGCTCGAGGAGGTCGTCATCAAACTCACCGAGTCCATTGCAAGAGAAACTCGAACACAGAATCTATGCCTGGCTGGAGGCGTCGCCTTGAATTGCGTTGCCAATGGAAAAATATTGCGCAACGCCAATTTTAAAAATATCTGGATTCAACCATCATCAGGCGACGCAGGCGGGGCGCTTGGAGCCGCATTAGTCGCCTACCATTTATTTAAGGGGCAAGCTCGCAAGGTCCATCCGTCGCAAGACTCGATGAAAGGGTCTTACCTTGGAAACGAGTTTTCTAATGATGAAATTCAATCCAGACTGCAGAAGGAAGGGGCCGTCTTTGAGCAAATGACAGACGACGCGCTGATCAATACCTGCGTTCAAACATTGAACGGAGGGGCCGCCCTTGGCTGGTTTCAGGGACGCATGGAATTTGGCCCACGCGCACTGGGAGCGCGCTCCATCCTTGGCGATGCCCGGTCTCCAGGCATGCAGTCGATTTTAAACATCAAAGTGAAATTCAGAGAATCGTTTCGTCCCTTCGCCCCCTCCATTTTACGCGAAGACCTTGCAGACTGGTTCGATCTGGATACGGACAGTCCCTACATGCTCCTCGTCGCTGATGTCGTCAAGAGCCGGCGACTTGAAATGAGTCCGGAAGAAGAACGCTTGTTCGGAATAGAAAAGCTCCATGTGCCGCGCTCTGAAATCCCAGCGGTCACGCATGTGGATTATTCGGCGCGCATACAAACCGTTCACAAGGAAACTAACGCGAAGTACCACCGATTGATCTCTGAATTCAAAGCGACCACAGGTTGCCCCGTTCTCGTCAACACCAGCTTCAATGTTCGAGGAGAGCCGATTGTATGCACGCCTGAAGACGCCTTTCGCTGTTTCATGGGGACCGACATAGAAGCCCTGGCGATTGGCAATTGTTTCCTCAAGAAAAAAAACCAGGCTCCAGAACTGAAAAAAAACTACGAAGGGACGTTCGCGCCAGATTAG